One part of the Pieris napi chromosome 4, ilPieNapi1.2, whole genome shotgun sequence genome encodes these proteins:
- the LOC125048807 gene encoding isochorismatase domain-containing protein 1-like has product MARNIIKLGALEAPKTAFLLCDIQEIFRPHIKYFSEVVKVANKMVEAAKHFQIPVYVSEQYPKGLGHTTKDINIGEAAMVYEKTKFSMVTPELEGRLKKDVPGLSSIVLFGIECHVCIEQTVIDLINMDLSVHVLADGVSSRSLMDRELGLKRLQSIGCFVATSENVLFKLMKDKNHPAFKQISKLNSQPTPDEFGLTKSSL; this is encoded by the exons atggctcgaaatattataaaattaggcGCATTAGAAGCTCCGAAAACAGCGTTTCTTTTATGTGACATACAAGAAATATTTAGGCcacacattaaatattttagcgAAGTTGTAAAAGTGGCCAACAAAATG GTAGAGGCAGCAAAACATTTCCAAATACCTGTATATGTGTCCGAACAGTATCCTAAAGGGTTAGGCCACACCACTAAAGATATTAACATAGGGGAAGCCGCAATGGTCTAtgagaaaactaaattttcaaTGGTTACTCCAGAACTAGAAGGGAGGTTGAAAAAAGATGTTCCAGGTTTGAGTTCCATTGTATTATTTGGAATAGAG tgCCATGTATGTATTGAACAGACTGTGATTGACCTTATCAATATGGATCTATCTGTTCATGTATTAGCTGACGGAGTTTCTTCAAGGTCACTTATGGACCGAGAACTAGGATTAAAG CGTCTCCAGTCTATCGGTTGTTTTGTTGCTACATCAGAAAATGtcttgtttaaattaatgaaagaCAAAAATCATCCTGCCTTCAAACAGATATCCAAACTCAATTCTCAACCCACACCTGATGAATTTGGCCTCACTAAGTCCAGCTTATGa
- the LOC125048806 gene encoding TAR DNA-binding protein 43-like, with translation MSIEYVVVSEGEQDEPIELPTEEDGSLLLSTIAAQFAGASGLKYRAGGRLRGLRLADEHVLPPAEGWAAHRYFCAFPRIESATAALRPRCSDLIVLGLPWKTSEEAVRDYFTAFGELLMVQVKRDTKTGLSKGFGFVKFADYEAQMRALGRRHMIDGRWCDVRIPNSKEGGSAAHRKVFVGRCTESLTADDLREYFGAFGQVTDVFVPKPFRAFSFVTFLDPEVAQSLCGQDHIIKGVSVNISSASPKRERGARSQLMGWGLVEGTPRVYSWPPDAWHHSAPLTDTKPYLKYE, from the coding sequence ATGTCGATAGAATACGTGGTAGTCAGCGAGGGCGAACAAGATGAGCCCATTGAACTGCCGACGGAGGAGGATGGTTCCCTGTTGCTGAGTACTATAGCGGCGCAGTTTGCTGGTGCCAGTGGCCTCAAGTACCGAGCTGGTGGGAGGTTACGTGGACTACGGCTGGCAGATGAACATGTCTTACCGCCGGCAGAAGGATGGGCAGCACACCGTTACTTCTGTGCTTTCCCGCGCATCGAGTCGGCGACGGCAGCGTTGCGACCTCGGTGTTCGGACCTCATTGTTCTGGGCCTACCGTGGAAGACGAGTGAAGAAGCCGTACGAGACTATTTTACAGCTTTTGGTGAACTGCTAATGGTGCAAGTAAAGCGTGATACTAAAACAGGCTTGTCAAAAGGATTTGGTTTTGTTAAGTTTGCTGACTATGAAGCTCAGATGAGAGCCCTTGGAAGACGACATATGATAGATGGGCGTTGGTGTGATGTACGTATTCCTAATAGTAAAGAAGGTGGATCAGCGGCTCACAGGAAAGTGTTTGTAGGACGGTGCACAGAGAGTCTCACAGCAGATGATCTTCGAGAATATTTTGGTGCATTTGGTCAGGTGACCGATGTATTTGTTCCAAAGCCATTTCGTGCTTTCAgctttgtcacatttttagaCCCAGAGGTCGCTCAATCTCTCTGTGGACAAGACCATATTATTAAAGGTGTGTCAGTGAACATCTCAAGTGCGTCACCAAAGCGTGAACGTGGTGCACGGTCACAGCTTATGGGGTGGGGACTGGTGGAGGGTACTCCTCGGGTCTACAGCTGGCCACCTGATGCTTGGCACCATTCTGCTCCGCTCACTGACACCAAACCCTACCTCAAGTATGAGTGA